The Pongo abelii isolate AG06213 chromosome 3, NHGRI_mPonAbe1-v2.0_pri, whole genome shotgun sequence DNA window TGAAGCTTCTGGGAAGGGGTACTGCATCTTGAAGCCAGACAAGAATCCCTGAAGGGGAGAGGGAGTGAGGAGGGAAGGGGGGAGACTGGAAAACAAGAAATCATCTCCTCTGACCTCTAGTGAAGTGCCAGGTTTTTTCTTTAGCTCTTCACATTTTCTAAATTTGCAGATCTGGTGTCCCGTTTTGCGGTTCCTGCAACTGCTGCAGACGCCACAGTTGATGAGCCTCTTGCAGGGCACGCAGACCCCAcaccttttcctcttcttcttggcTGGGTTGGCTCCGCCAGCTCCCCctgaggaggacgaggaggaggaggaatgatTCTGCGGGCAGTCTGCCAGATTGGCAATTTGAAACGCACTGTCTGTGACGGCTGCTGAGGCTGCTGCGGGGGAGTGAAGGGCTGTCATGACGATGACCCCTGGAGGTAATGAGATGCCCCCTAAAGCCGGGATAGCGGAAAAAGTCCCCACGCGCTCGGGGAGATTCATTATCTCTGCTTCAGCAGCGCCGCATTTGAGCTTGTTCATGCATTCCCCCGCCAAAGGTCTGCAGTGTTCAGGGGATAAGGTGGAGAGGAAATTAGTATTTGCCATTT harbors:
- the CXXC4 gene encoding CXXC-type zinc finger protein 4 isoform X1, translating into MNTNVCVEPGPSPEAPGLPKESHLPEGSLNSLVDYNSEMERYRSFATSFYKTNGGAFPQAAKIARITTPIFPSSAAAAAAAARIGMSPWNCDNAATAAAATAMLWGSGGGGGGGGGGGGGGGGGGGGGGGGGRKSSSAAASSSASSSSAILPAGGGGGGGGGSRTSMHHRNDSQRLGKAGCPPEPSLQMANTNFLSTLSPEHCRPLAGECMNKLKCGAAEAEIMNLPERVGTFSAIPALGGISLPPGVIVMTALHSPAAASAAVTDSAFQIANLADCPQNHSSSSSSSSGGAGGANPAKKKRKRCGVCVPCKRLINCGVCSSCRNRKTGHQICKFRKCEELKKKPGTSLEVRGDDFLFSSLPPSLLTPSPLQGFLSGFKMQYPFPEASFRW